Proteins from a genomic interval of Papaver somniferum cultivar HN1 chromosome 4, ASM357369v1, whole genome shotgun sequence:
- the LOC113273862 gene encoding protein DETOXIFICATION 16-like, translating to MGSETSKSILNAPLLESRKEEVNGLKLLGEEHSTNTIIAKESSEIVVEVKKQIWLAGPLVSVNVLQYCLQLISVMFVGHLGKLSLSGASMATSLASVTGFSLLMGMGSALDTLCGQSYGAKQFHMLGIHMQRAMFVLSLVSIPLAFVWANVGQILLAVGQDPAISFEAGVYARFMIPSIFAYGLLQCEVRFLQTQSIVFPMMISSAITAVLHILVCWVLVFKTGLGFRGAAMANAISYWINTLLLAIYIKFSSTCKRTWTGFSKEALQDIPNFMRLAIPSAIMMCLETWSFEMMVLLSGLLPNPKLEASVLSISLNTSGCVFMISSGLSGAISTRVSNELGAGNFQAARLAVQVVLIMTITEAMVIGSVMILIRRLWGYAYSNDEEVVSYVATMVPIIAVSTFLDAIQCVLSGTARGCGWQKIGASINLGAYYLVGIPSAILLAFVLNVGGKGLWFGIICALIVQVVSLLVVAWRTDWEQQAKQATSRVYEATIPAYMVS from the exons ATGGGAAGTGAGACATCAAAATCAATTCTTAATGCTCCTCTACTTGAAAGTAGAAAAGAAGAAGTAAATGGGCTTAAATTGCTTGGAGAGGAGCATAGTACTAATACCATTATCGCTAAGGAGAGTTCAGAGATTGTTGTAGAAGTGAAGAAGCAGATATGGTTAGCCGGACCTCTTGTATCAGTTAATGTCTTACAATACTGTTTACAATTGATTTCAGTGATGTTTGTTGGCCATCTTGGTAAACTCTCTCTTTCTGGCGCATCAATGGCCACTTCTCTTGCATCAGTTACCGGCTTCAGCTTACTG ATGGGGATGGGAAGTGCATTAGATACCTTATGCGGTCAATCATACGGAGCGAAACAGTTTCATATGCTCGGGATACATATGCAGAGAGCCATGTTTGTTCTATCACTTGTTAGTATTCCTCTTGCTTTTGTTTGGGCAAACGTAGGACAAATTCTCTTGGCCGTGGGACAAGATCCGGCGATATCTTTCGAAGCCGGAGTTTATGCTCGGTTCATGATCCCTTCCATTTTTGCATATGGACTACTTCAATGTGAAGTTAGATTTCTGCAGACACAGAGTATTGTCTTTCCAATGATGATTAGCTCTGCAATAACAGCTGTACTGCATATACTTGTGTGTTGGGTTCTGGTTTTCAAAACTGGTCTTGGTTTTAGAGGCGCTGCAATGGCCAATGCCATCTCTTATTGGATAAATACATTACTACTAGCAATTTATATTAAGTTCTCCAGCACCTGCAAAAGAACTTGGACCGGTTTCTCAAAGGAAGCACTTCAGGATATCCCCAACTTTATGCGACTTGCTATTCCATCAGCTATTATGATGTG CTTAGAGACATGGTCTTTTGAAATGATGGTTCTGCTGTCGGGTTTGCTTCCTAATCCAAAACTAGAAGCTTCAGTGCTATCGATCAG TCTTAACACCAGCGGTTGTGTTTTCATGATTTCATCCGGACTAAGTGGAGCTATAAG CACAAGGGTTTCAAATGAATTAGGAGCGGGTAACTTCCAAGCCGCACGTTTAGCAGTTCAAGTTGTGTTGATCATGACCATCACAGAAGCAATGGTAATAGGCTCAGTCATGATTTTAATACGCCGTCTTTGGGGATATGCTTATAGCAATGATGAAGAGGTGGTATCTTATGTTGCAACCATGGTGCCAATAATTGCAGTCTCTACCTTTCTCGATGCAATTCAATGCGTTCTTTCAG GTACGGCCAGAGGATGTggttggcaaaagattggagcttCCATAAATCTTGGAGCTTATTACCTTGTTGGCATTCCTTCAGCTATCTTATTAGCTTTTGTACTAAATGTGGGCGGAAAG GGACTTTGGTTTGGGATCATATGTGCTTTGATTGTACAAGTTGTATCTCTTCTAGTTGTAGCCTGGCGTACTGATTGGGAGCAACAA GCAAAACAGGCAACAAGCAGAGTTTACGAAGCTACAATTCCAGCATATATGGTGTCATAA